Genomic DNA from Thermotoga petrophila RKU-1:
TATGATGGCAAAAGAAACGGGAAATTTTCCAATAACGAATCCCTACATTGACACACTCGATCTTTCAGAAGAGATCTTTGGAAGACCCCATTCTCTCAAATGGCTCTGCGAAAGACTTGGGATAAAAACCACGATACGGCACCGTGCACTTCCAGATGCCCTGGTGACCGCAAGAGTTTTTGTGAAGCTTGTTGAATTTCTTGGTGAAAACAGAGTCAACGAATTCATCCGTGGAAAACGGGGGTAATAAAATGGTTAAGAACTACGTTCTCGACACGAACGTCTTGATTCACGATCCAGATTCCATCTTCTCCTTCGAAGACAACAACGTGATCATTCCTCTTCCCGTTCTTGAAGAGCTCGACAAGCTGAAAAGAGAACACGGAAGTGTGGGAAAGAACGCCCGAGAGGTGATTCGACACCTCGATGAACTCAGAAAGAAAGGAAATCTCAGAAAAGGAATCCCGCTGGAGAACGGCGGAATTCTCCGCGTCATGGTTTTGGAAAGAGAAGTGGAGAACGTTCCAAGATTCCTTCACGAACGCTACGTGGACAACATCATTCTCGCGTACGTGATAGAGCTCATGAACAGAGAAAAGATCCCCACCATTCTCGTCAGCAAGGATATAAATCTTCGGGTGAAAGCGGACGCTCTTGGTATTCCCGCCCAGGACTATCTGACCGATCGATCCGAGCTGGAGACGATGCCTAAGGGGTATGTCGAAATCGACGACGAAGAACTCAAAAAACAGTTAAAAGTGAAAGGAGTTGTGGAAAAGAAACTCGACCTTCTCGACAATTTCTACATAGATCTGGGTGGAGTGTACGGGAAATATCGCAAAGGAAAAGTTCTGAGAGTGGAACCTTTCGAGACTATGGGCATTTCTCCGCGGAACAGAGAACAGATCTTTTCCATGGATGCCCTTCTGGATGACGAAATACCTCTGGTCTTCCTTGTTGGAATCGCAGGAACCGGAAAGACGCTTCTCGCTCTCGCTTGCGGTCTCTACAAAGTCCTCGTTGAAAAACGCTACAAAAAACTGATAGTGACTCGTCCTACGGTTCCCATGGGACGCGATATCGGGTATCTCCCCGGAGAACTTGAAAAGAAAATGAAACCGTGGCTCCAACCGATAATGGACAATCTTGAACTCATATCTTCTCTTTCCGGTTTGAAAATCAAGGAACTCGAGAAACAGGAAATACTGGAAGTGGAAGCGATATCTTTCATCAGGGGAAGATCCATACCAAAGCAGTTCATCATCATAGACGAAGCACAGAACCTCACTCCACACGAGGTAAAAACGATCCTCACACGTGTGGGAGAAGACACCAAGATAGTTCTCGTTGGAGATCCGTACCAGATCGACACCCCGTATCTGGACAAAGACACGAACGGACTGGTTTACGCAGCCTTGAAACTTCTGGAATCGGATCTTTCCGCGGTGATAAAGCTGGAGAAGGGAGAAAGGTCAAGACTCGCCACCATCGCTGCTGAGCTTCTGTGAGACCTCTTTCAATATTTCATCCAGCATGGTGCTTTCAACAAACGAAGGGGAAAGCTGATACAGATAGCTTTTCCCCTTTCTTTTCTTTCTGACAATTCCCATTCTCTGAAGCGAGGAGAGAACAGCGGATGAGTCTTTCCCCCTGAACGCGTCTATTTCGCTCTTTGGAATCGGTCCTGAGAGGAGAAGCAGTGCCACCACTTCCATCTGCGCATCGGTGAGATTTTTGTACTTCCTTCCGGACAGCTTAGAAACGAAATCAGCGTACTCAGGTTTGGTGAAAAAACGATACCTTCCATTCACCTCTCTCAGAACAACTCCGTGTGCTTCGTCTTCGTATTCCTTTTTCAATTCTTCGAGAACTCTTTTTATCTCTTCAGGATCTTTTTCGAGTATTTTGATAAGCCTTTCCAGAGTGATACCATTTGAAGCAAATATGAGTGCCTCAATAGCGGCCTTGAGCTGCATTTGTGTACCTCCTGATCCTGCTTTCTCCCACGAGAATCAATTTCCCTATCTTCACAAGCTCGAGGATAGCAAGAAGTCTGACTATCAGTTCGTAGACATTCTCCGCTCTGGAAAGCAATCGCAGGATCTCGATCTCACCATCTATTTCATCAAGTATTCTCTCCATCATCTCTTCAACAGAAAGAGTTTCGCTCCTCACCTTGTGTACAGCTTCACGTAGTGATTCTTCTTTCCATATCCTCT
This window encodes:
- a CDS encoding PhoH family protein — encoded protein: MVKNYVLDTNVLIHDPDSIFSFEDNNVIIPLPVLEELDKLKREHGSVGKNAREVIRHLDELRKKGNLRKGIPLENGGILRVMVLEREVENVPRFLHERYVDNIILAYVIELMNREKIPTILVSKDINLRVKADALGIPAQDYLTDRSELETMPKGYVEIDDEELKKQLKVKGVVEKKLDLLDNFYIDLGGVYGKYRKGKVLRVEPFETMGISPRNREQIFSMDALLDDEIPLVFLVGIAGTGKTLLALACGLYKVLVEKRYKKLIVTRPTVPMGRDIGYLPGELEKKMKPWLQPIMDNLELISSLSGLKIKELEKQEILEVEAISFIRGRSIPKQFIIIDEAQNLTPHEVKTILTRVGEDTKIVLVGDPYQIDTPYLDKDTNGLVYAALKLLESDLSAVIKLEKGERSRLATIAAELL
- the scpB gene encoding SMC-Scp complex subunit ScpB; this encodes MQLKAAIEALIFASNGITLERLIKILEKDPEEIKRVLEELKKEYEDEAHGVVLREVNGRYRFFTKPEYADFVSKLSGRKYKNLTDAQMEVVALLLLSGPIPKSEIDAFRGKDSSAVLSSLQRMGIVRKKRKGKSYLYQLSPSFVESTMLDEILKEVSQKLSSDGGES